From one Peptoniphilaceae bacterium AMB_02 genomic stretch:
- the prfB gene encoding peptide chain release factor 2 (programmed frameshift), translating into MNDINEIRDRISHIEETIKELGVSLDIANKKKKILELEEKTTATGFWDDVDAAQATISELKSLKDITDDYEEIHDKLEDLQIMTQMIIEEESFEFLEELEVSTKAAEKLMSQFKLKSLLSGEFDANNAIVSIHAGVGGLEAQDWAEMLLRMYSRWISDKGYKQIITDYNSDTEGGIKSVTFMVNGYNAYGYLKSEKGVHRLVRISPFDTSSRRHTSFASIDVFPELNPTDKVDINDSDLKIDTYRASGAGGQHVNTTDSAVRITHIPTGVVVQCQSERSQISNRETAMRMLYAKLKQIAEEEQKERIEDIQGKYTQIGWGSQIRSYVFHPYQMVKDHRTEAETGNVSAVMDGDIDMFINEYLNVNAG; encoded by the exons ATGAACGATATCAATGAAATACGAGATAGAATCTCTCATATTGAAGAAACAATAAAAGAATTGGGTGTTTCACTT GACATCGCCAATAAGAAAAAAAAGATATTGGAGCTAGAGGAGAAGACTACAGCTACAGGCTTTTGGGATGATGTAGATGCTGCTCAAGCGACAATCTCCGAACTCAAGAGTTTAAAAGATATAACAGATGATTATGAAGAGATACACGATAAACTCGAGGACTTACAAATAATGACTCAGATGATTATTGAAGAAGAGTCCTTTGAGTTCTTGGAAGAACTTGAAGTTTCAACAAAGGCGGCAGAAAAACTGATGTCCCAGTTTAAATTGAAATCGCTCCTGTCAGGAGAATTCGATGCAAATAATGCCATAGTTTCTATTCATGCCGGTGTTGGCGGTTTGGAAGCTCAGGATTGGGCGGAAATGCTACTGAGAATGTATTCCAGATGGATATCGGATAAGGGTTATAAACAGATTATAACTGACTATAACTCCGATACCGAAGGTGGAATTAAATCAGTAACATTTATGGTAAATGGATACAATGCATATGGGTACTTGAAAAGTGAAAAGGGAGTTCATAGACTGGTTAGGATTTCACCATTTGATACCTCCAGTCGTAGACATACCTCATTTGCAAGTATTGATGTCTTCCCTGAATTGAATCCTACCGATAAAGTGGATATTAACGATTCTGACTTGAAAATCGACACCTACAGGGCATCCGGAGCAGGGGGACAACATGTAAATACTACTGATTCAGCCGTTAGAATTACTCATATTCCAACCGGCGTAGTAGTACAATGTCAATCTGAGAGATCTCAAATCTCAAACCGTGAAACTGCAATGAGAATGCTATATGCAAAACTCAAGCAGATAGCAGAAGAGGAACAAAAAGAGAGAATCGAGGATATACAAGGGAAATATACTCAAATTGGCTGGGGTTCTCAGATTAGATCCTATGTATTTCATCCATATCAAATGGTAAAAGATCATAGAACGGAAGCTGAGACAGGTAATGTTTCAGCGGTTATGGATGGAGATATAGATATGTTTATTAACGAATACCTAAATGTCAATGCAGGTTAA
- a CDS encoding cyclase family protein: protein MTLNLWNDLIKLKETCEIVDLSHPVAAETPHWAGFDAVKERVVYNFKEHRFLAKEYTIVGQYATHIDAPVHFYEPGRYLHELELSDAILPLVVIDKSAEAKENANYAINKQDIIEFEKVYGEIPEGSFVALRTDWCKRVENFDNIDEDGVSNYPGWSLEACKYLIEERKVKAIGHETSDTDASMLSRESGWLDVETYVLSKDIYQVELMANLDKMPAVGGVIIVGYPNIVNGTGFTARCIGIRPKLNE, encoded by the coding sequence ATGACTTTGAATTTATGGAATGATTTGATAAAGCTTAAGGAAACTTGTGAAATAGTAGATCTCTCACATCCAGTTGCTGCTGAAACTCCGCACTGGGCAGGATTTGATGCCGTTAAAGAAAGAGTTGTATACAATTTTAAAGAACATAGATTTTTAGCCAAGGAGTATACTATCGTAGGACAGTATGCAACGCATATCGATGCTCCTGTACATTTCTACGAACCGGGTAGATACCTTCATGAGCTAGAACTATCCGATGCAATTCTCCCATTAGTGGTAATAGATAAATCAGCAGAAGCAAAGGAAAATGCGAATTATGCGATAAACAAACAAGATATCATCGAGTTTGAAAAAGTATATGGCGAAATCCCGGAAGGTTCATTCGTTGCTCTTAGAACAGATTGGTGTAAGAGAGTTGAGAATTTCGACAATATTGACGAAGATGGTGTTTCAAATTATCCGGGATGGTCTCTTGAAGCTTGCAAATACCTGATTGAGGAGAGAAAGGTAAAGGCAATAGGACACGAGACTTCCGATACCGACGCAAGCATGCTCAGTAGAGAATCCGGCTGGCTGGACGTTGAAACTTATGTACTGTCCAAGGACATCTACCAAGTAGAACTTATGGCAAATCTTGACAAAATGCCGGCAGTCGGCGGCGTTATAATTGTAGGTTATCCTAATATTGTAAACGGAACCGGCTTCACCGCCAGATGTATAGGAATTAGGCCAAAATTAAATGAGTGA
- a CDS encoding Tex family protein, with translation MNILEKIADELKLKKEQVEKSVELLDEGNTIPFIARYRKEVTGNLTDEILRELDSKLNYYRNLEKRKEDVIRLIDYQGKLDDELTIKIHTAQTLQEVEDIYLPFKPKKRTRATVAEEKGLRPLAEFILLNESSMEELNEYASTFIDEELEVNSAEEAINYAKDIIAGDVSENADIRGYIRDRGMMTGIINCEKTDSSEENGVYSNYYDYSEKIRSAAAHRILAINRGEKEDQLRIKIELEDDSNLNKIRRIYNKNTKGFYKDIIDEAIIDSYNRLILPQIQTQIRKELKEFADSESIKVFSYNLKPYLMQSPIKGKAIIGMDPGFRTGCKLAVISEFGEYLDSAQIFPVKPFERISESKKKMLEFIEKYDVGLIALGNGTASRETEIFVVDIIREVSNRKLAYVIVNESGASIYSASELARQEFPDLDVTIRGAISIARRLQDPLAELVKIEPKHIGVGQYQHDVNQKELDEALEGVVESCVNTVGVDINTSSGALLKYVAGISAKIAENILEYKREKGLIKTKNELRTIKGIGPKTYEQCAGFIRIPESDNPLDNTGVHPESYAEAAKVMEMDLDKIDVATVSEDLGIGIPTLKDIIHELKKPGRDPREEMPAPVLRSDVLTMDDLEEGMILSGTVRNVVDFGAFVDIGVGTDGLVHISEISNSYIKHPSDVLKVSDVIKVSVISIDRKREKIGLSIRNAKNK, from the coding sequence ATGAATATTTTAGAAAAAATCGCCGATGAACTGAAACTTAAGAAAGAACAAGTTGAAAAATCAGTTGAATTACTCGACGAAGGAAATACCATACCTTTTATAGCGAGATACAGAAAGGAAGTAACAGGCAATCTAACAGATGAAATTTTAAGGGAACTCGATTCTAAACTTAATTATTATAGAAATCTTGAAAAGCGAAAAGAGGATGTAATTAGACTAATAGATTATCAAGGTAAATTAGATGATGAGTTAACAATAAAAATTCACACTGCTCAAACCCTACAAGAGGTTGAAGACATATACCTTCCATTTAAACCGAAGAAGAGAACTAGAGCAACAGTTGCTGAAGAAAAAGGCTTAAGACCTTTGGCCGAATTTATTCTTTTAAATGAGTCGAGTATGGAAGAATTAAATGAATACGCCTCTACATTTATAGATGAAGAATTGGAAGTTAATTCCGCTGAAGAAGCAATCAACTATGCAAAGGATATAATTGCAGGCGATGTCAGCGAGAACGCAGATATAAGAGGATATATCAGAGATAGAGGAATGATGACGGGAATCATCAATTGTGAAAAGACTGACTCCTCCGAAGAAAATGGAGTTTACAGCAATTACTACGACTATTCCGAAAAAATAAGATCAGCAGCAGCTCATAGAATACTTGCTATAAATAGAGGAGAGAAAGAAGATCAACTCAGAATCAAAATAGAACTTGAAGATGATTCCAACTTAAATAAAATCAGAAGAATTTACAATAAGAACACTAAAGGATTCTATAAAGATATAATAGATGAGGCGATAATAGACTCATACAATAGATTGATACTGCCTCAAATTCAAACGCAGATTAGAAAAGAATTAAAAGAATTTGCCGACAGTGAATCCATAAAAGTATTTTCATATAATTTAAAACCTTATCTAATGCAAAGTCCTATTAAAGGCAAAGCTATAATCGGAATGGACCCTGGATTTAGAACTGGATGTAAGCTTGCCGTGATATCAGAATTCGGTGAATATTTGGACAGTGCACAAATATTTCCGGTAAAACCATTTGAAAGAATCTCAGAATCGAAAAAGAAGATGTTAGAATTTATAGAGAAATACGATGTCGGATTAATAGCGCTGGGAAATGGAACTGCCAGTAGAGAAACCGAGATTTTTGTGGTTGATATTATTAGGGAAGTATCGAACAGAAAACTGGCATATGTCATTGTAAATGAGTCCGGTGCTTCTATTTACTCGGCTTCAGAACTAGCGAGACAGGAATTTCCCGATTTGGATGTAACTATCAGAGGAGCAATTTCAATTGCAAGAAGACTTCAAGATCCTTTAGCGGAACTTGTAAAAATAGAACCTAAACATATAGGAGTAGGTCAGTATCAGCATGATGTAAATCAAAAAGAACTCGATGAAGCTCTCGAAGGAGTTGTTGAATCCTGCGTAAATACCGTCGGGGTTGATATAAATACCTCTTCAGGTGCATTACTAAAATATGTTGCGGGAATAAGTGCAAAAATCGCTGAAAATATTCTTGAATATAAGAGAGAAAAAGGACTTATCAAAACCAAAAATGAATTAAGGACAATTAAGGGAATAGGACCTAAGACCTATGAACAATGTGCAGGTTTCATTAGAATTCCCGAATCGGATAATCCGCTAGATAATACCGGAGTACATCCAGAATCTTATGCTGAAGCTGCAAAAGTCATGGAGATGGATCTGGACAAAATAGACGTAGCGACGGTATCTGAAGATTTAGGAATAGGAATACCAACTCTTAAGGACATAATCCACGAGCTTAAAAAACCCGGAAGAGATCCTAGAGAAGAGATGCCGGCACCGGTTTTAAGATCAGATGTACTGACCATGGATGACTTAGAAGAAGGAATGATATTATCCGGAACGGTAAGAAATGTCGTAGATTTTGGAGCATTTGTAGACATTGGCGTAGGAACGGATGGACTTGTTCATATTTCCGAGATTTCAAACTCATATATTAAACATCCGTCAGATGTTTTGAAAGTTTCAGATGTTATAAAGGTATCTGTAATAAGTATAGACAGAAAGAGAGAAAAAATAGGTTTAAGTATAAGAAATGCCAAGAATAAATAA
- a CDS encoding DUF3048 domain-containing protein — translation MKRILIILLSTFLLFTACNKPADVEKEKTEDAEVVDKAEEERKKKEAEEKKKKEEEERQAAEEAKRLEELKNAPKSPISGLPVDKEVLNNRVIGFMIDNHVQARPQSGLSKAETIYEYEVESNITRYLALFLANDVESIGPVRSLRPYFINSLMEYDGIITRYGGSDDADYDVYDLGIDEIDGMKVAGSYIWRDSSKGKVAPHNAYSSTSAARQAAENMGFHSGEAKGVFEFNLEDTTPKGEPATRVFLNFSSSTAVEFKYDENTKTYDRYVAGTQHVDELDGTEIKAKNIVIQLVEMGYYPNGVHRTVGNIGSGKGYYISDGIVTEIEWSKADRQSKTEYKDSEGNPLKLNPGQTWVEMFNLAKEYVIE, via the coding sequence ATGAAAAGAATATTAATTATTCTGCTTTCGACTTTTTTGCTTTTTACTGCATGTAATAAACCGGCAGATGTAGAGAAAGAAAAGACTGAAGATGCAGAAGTAGTAGATAAAGCAGAAGAGGAAAGAAAGAAAAAGGAAGCTGAAGAAAAGAAGAAAAAAGAGGAAGAAGAAAGACAAGCTGCTGAAGAAGCCAAGAGATTAGAAGAGCTTAAAAATGCTCCGAAATCGCCAATATCAGGCCTTCCTGTGGATAAAGAAGTTTTAAACAACAGAGTTATAGGTTTTATGATAGACAATCATGTTCAAGCTAGACCACAGTCGGGTTTATCTAAAGCTGAAACCATTTACGAGTATGAAGTTGAGAGCAATATTACCAGATACTTGGCATTGTTTTTAGCAAATGATGTTGAATCAATAGGGCCGGTCAGATCTCTAAGACCATACTTTATAAACAGTCTTATGGAATATGACGGTATTATTACCAGGTATGGCGGATCTGATGATGCAGACTATGATGTATATGATCTTGGAATCGATGAAATCGATGGAATGAAGGTTGCCGGATCTTATATATGGAGGGACAGTAGCAAAGGGAAAGTCGCTCCGCACAATGCATATTCATCAACATCTGCAGCAAGACAGGCTGCTGAAAATATGGGCTTCCATTCAGGAGAAGCTAAAGGTGTATTTGAGTTTAATCTTGAAGATACTACTCCAAAGGGAGAGCCTGCTACCAGAGTATTCTTGAATTTCAGTTCATCCACAGCTGTGGAATTTAAGTATGATGAAAATACCAAGACCTATGACAGATATGTTGCAGGAACGCAGCATGTAGACGAATTGGATGGAACAGAAATCAAAGCAAAGAATATAGTAATTCAACTGGTTGAGATGGGCTATTATCCTAACGGTGTACATAGAACCGTCGGCAATATCGGAAGTGGAAAGGGTTATTATATTTCAGACGGCATTGTAACTGAAATTGAGTGGTCCAAAGCTGACAGACAGTCAAAGACAGAATACAAGGATTCTGAAGGCAATCCACTTAAGTTAAATCCCGGACAAACATGGGTTGAGATGTTTAATTTGGCTAAGGAATACGTAATAGAATAA
- the secA gene encoding preprotein translocase subunit SecA, whose protein sequence is MGLLAKIFGTSDQREIKKINPIIDSIMNLDSEMSILSDDELKAKTQEFKDRLSQGETLDDILPEAFAVVREASYRVLGMKQYRVQLIGGLILHQGRIAEMKTGEGKTLVATLPAYLNALEGKGVHIVTVNDYLAKRDRDWMGKVYEFLGLSVGCIIYGLTNDERRENYACDITYGTNNQYGFDYLRDNMVVYKEEMVQRDLHYAIVDEVDSILIDEARTPLIISGEGDKSTDLYKQADNFAKGLSMRKLEPGEDKVDPFDREIKVETVDVVVDEKKKTANLTEQGTGKAEKYFGIENLSDPENMEIAHHINQALKARHTMHLDIDYVVKDSEVLIVDEFTGRIMEGRRYSDGLHQAIEAKENVSVKSESKTLATITFQNYFRMYSKLAGMTGTAKTEESEFSEIYNMDVVEIPTNKTVVRKDLDDVVYINEEAKLRAIVDEIEKVHQTGQPILVGTISIEKSEELSNMLKRRRIKHDVLNAKHHDREAEIVAQAGTFDTVTIATNMAGRGTDIVLGGNPDVKAKLEMKKEGYSDEILEEVDSFAETKDEEILAARKVYNSLKDKYKVETDENAKKVIDAGGLFIIGTERHESRRIDNQLRGRSGRQGDPGSSKFFISLSDDLMRLFGGESIQRFIGGNTFPEDEPIEAKVLTGAIERAQRKVEANNFSIRKHVLEYDDVMNLQRNVIYKERKSVLDGADMKSNIMTMLEQLVDGAMMTFASADRPEEWETEGLLNYLGNIYLPKGALKITSISDFDRNSFRDYILDVSKKLYEEKEKEIGSEAFREIERIILLKVVDSKWMDHIDAMDQLRQGIGLRSYGQENPVRAYEKEGYDMFEDMNHSIIEDTIRMLYHVENPERMERKAVAKPTRTSDEQQKPIVKGRKIGRNELCPCGSGKKYKRCCGKNE, encoded by the coding sequence ATGGGATTATTAGCAAAGATATTTGGAACTTCCGATCAAAGAGAAATTAAGAAAATTAACCCGATAATAGATAGCATTATGAACTTGGATTCAGAGATGTCAATTTTAAGCGACGATGAGCTTAAGGCAAAGACACAGGAGTTCAAGGATAGATTAAGTCAAGGTGAAACTCTGGATGACATTCTACCTGAGGCATTTGCCGTAGTTAGAGAGGCGTCCTATAGAGTTCTTGGGATGAAGCAATATAGAGTGCAGTTAATCGGTGGTTTAATTCTACACCAAGGTAGAATAGCAGAAATGAAGACAGGTGAAGGAAAAACACTTGTAGCTACACTGCCTGCGTATTTAAATGCACTGGAAGGAAAAGGCGTGCATATAGTTACAGTAAACGACTACCTTGCAAAGCGTGACCGTGACTGGATGGGAAAAGTCTATGAATTTCTTGGATTATCAGTAGGTTGTATTATATATGGACTTACTAATGATGAAAGAAGAGAAAACTATGCATGTGATATAACTTATGGAACGAATAACCAATACGGATTTGATTATCTAAGAGATAATATGGTTGTCTACAAGGAAGAAATGGTTCAAAGAGACCTTCATTATGCGATAGTCGATGAGGTTGACTCCATACTTATAGACGAGGCCAGAACTCCGCTTATAATATCTGGAGAAGGAGACAAATCCACAGACCTTTACAAACAAGCAGATAACTTTGCCAAGGGTCTTTCTATGAGAAAACTCGAACCGGGCGAAGATAAGGTCGATCCTTTCGACAGAGAAATTAAAGTAGAAACAGTGGATGTTGTAGTAGATGAAAAAAAAAAGACTGCCAACTTAACCGAGCAAGGAACCGGTAAAGCTGAGAAGTACTTTGGCATAGAAAACCTATCAGATCCTGAAAACATGGAGATAGCTCACCATATCAATCAAGCATTGAAAGCAAGACATACCATGCACTTGGATATAGATTATGTCGTAAAGGATTCAGAAGTACTTATAGTTGATGAGTTTACCGGACGTATTATGGAAGGTAGAAGATATAGCGACGGGCTTCACCAGGCAATAGAAGCCAAAGAAAATGTATCCGTAAAAAGCGAGTCCAAGACTCTTGCTACCATCACTTTCCAGAACTACTTTAGAATGTACTCTAAATTGGCAGGCATGACCGGTACAGCTAAGACAGAAGAATCCGAGTTCTCAGAAATTTACAATATGGACGTTGTCGAGATACCGACAAATAAGACCGTAGTAAGAAAAGACTTGGACGATGTTGTATATATAAATGAAGAGGCAAAACTAAGAGCCATAGTTGATGAGATAGAAAAAGTTCATCAAACCGGACAACCTATTCTGGTTGGTACAATATCCATAGAAAAATCCGAAGAACTCAGTAATATGCTTAAGAGAAGAAGGATTAAGCATGATGTGCTAAATGCAAAACATCATGATAGAGAGGCTGAAATTGTTGCACAAGCCGGAACATTTGATACAGTAACAATCGCAACCAATATGGCAGGACGTGGTACGGATATCGTACTGGGTGGAAATCCAGATGTAAAAGCTAAACTGGAAATGAAAAAAGAAGGATATTCTGATGAAATCCTTGAAGAAGTCGACAGTTTTGCTGAAACTAAAGACGAAGAAATACTTGCTGCAAGAAAAGTATATAATAGCTTAAAAGACAAATATAAAGTAGAAACAGATGAAAATGCAAAAAAAGTAATAGATGCAGGCGGACTGTTTATCATAGGTACTGAAAGACATGAGTCCAGACGTATTGATAACCAGCTTAGAGGTAGATCCGGTAGACAGGGAGACCCTGGTTCATCGAAGTTCTTTATTTCATTATCTGACGATTTAATGAGATTATTCGGGGGAGAATCAATACAGAGATTTATTGGCGGAAATACTTTCCCTGAGGATGAACCGATTGAGGCTAAGGTTTTAACCGGAGCTATTGAAAGAGCTCAAAGAAAAGTAGAGGCAAATAACTTTAGTATTCGTAAGCATGTCCTTGAGTATGACGATGTTATGAACCTACAAAGAAATGTTATCTATAAAGAGAGGAAATCCGTACTTGACGGTGCAGATATGAAATCCAATATAATGACAATGTTGGAGCAGCTTGTAGACGGAGCCATGATGACATTTGCATCTGCCGACAGACCTGAAGAATGGGAAACAGAAGGACTGTTGAACTATCTAGGCAATATCTATCTGCCTAAAGGAGCTCTTAAGATAACTTCTATCAGTGATTTTGATAGAAACAGTTTTAGGGATTATATCCTGGATGTAAGTAAAAAACTGTACGAAGAAAAAGAAAAGGAAATCGGCTCAGAAGCCTTCAGAGAAATAGAGCGTATCATCCTATTAAAAGTCGTAGACAGCAAGTGGATGGATCATATAGATGCAATGGATCAGCTAAGACAAGGTATAGGGCTTAGATCATATGGACAGGAAAACCCTGTAAGAGCATATGAAAAAGAAGGTTACGACATGTTCGAAGATATGAATCATTCCATCATAGAAGATACAATCAGGATGCTTTACCATGTAGAAAATCCTGAAAGAATGGAAAGAAAAGCTGTGGCAAAACCGACCAGAACTTCAGATGAACAACAAAAACCCATAGTCAAGGGAAGAAAGATTGGACGTAATGAACTCTGTCCATGTGGAAGTGGAAAGAAATATAAGAGATGCTGTGGTAAGAACGAATAG
- the raiA gene encoding ribosome-associated translation inhibitor RaiA, producing the protein MRLKYNGKNVEVGSQLREKAERKLSKLDKYFQEDIEGNVTFSIVKNQKIVEVTIFLPGTILRAEENTAEFMDSLDRAVDALEAQIRKHKTKLPKEIFRRRDNQIRRHCRYRP; encoded by the coding sequence ATGAGATTGAAATACAATGGTAAAAATGTTGAAGTGGGTAGTCAGCTAAGAGAAAAGGCTGAAAGAAAACTTTCTAAACTGGATAAGTACTTCCAAGAAGATATCGAAGGGAATGTTACATTCAGTATAGTAAAGAACCAAAAGATTGTTGAAGTTACAATTTTCTTACCCGGTACAATACTTAGAGCCGAAGAAAATACCGCAGAGTTTATGGATTCACTCGACAGAGCAGTGGATGCACTTGAAGCACAGATCAGGAAGCATAAGACTAAGCTTCCAAAAGAGATATTCAGGAGGAGAGACAATCAGATTCGAAGGCATTGCCGATACCGCCCCTGA
- a CDS encoding proline--tRNA ligase: protein MKMSKFYMPTLKENPVEAEVESHKLLLRAGMIRRSASGIYSYLPLGYRVVRKIEEIVRRGMDDCGSQEILMSAIQPKEIWEDSGRWDVYGPEMFKLYDRNNRQFCLGPTAEEYFTTLVKGEIRSYKQLPLTIYQIQTKYRDEKRPRFGINRAREFLMKDAYSFDADQESSDESYMVQWRAYEAIFDKLGLEYKIVQGDSGAMGGDKSHEFIALSEVGEGEIAYCDSCDYAATDEKAEVIFTPVDADEEMEEMKVVHTPDATTIMALADFMGVSRKKTCKAIDLEVSGEPVLVFIPGDRELNMTKIANYLEVPEHEIEMATDETIRRITGAEPGFTGPVGLKEKVRIIVDKRIAESKNLVVGANKTDHHISGVNFGRDFTGEIAEDLVLAKQGDKCPKCGSKLKFARGIEVGNIFQFGTKYSKPLNATFLDENGVEKHFMMGSYGIGITRSVTAIIEQNHDERGIIWPLVVAPYHAIITVINSKDEEQNSLSEEIYKQLRSKGIEVLLDDRRDRAGVKFADRDLIGIPLRITVGKKAGERVVEFSTRREGENSEITADEAIEKVIEMVNEAL from the coding sequence ATGAAAATGTCAAAATTTTATATGCCGACACTTAAGGAGAATCCTGTAGAAGCAGAAGTAGAAAGTCACAAACTATTACTTAGAGCGGGAATGATAAGAAGATCGGCATCGGGAATCTATTCTTACCTACCTCTTGGTTACAGAGTAGTAAGAAAGATTGAAGAAATTGTAAGAAGGGGAATGGATGATTGTGGATCGCAAGAAATACTTATGTCTGCAATTCAGCCAAAAGAGATTTGGGAAGATTCGGGAAGATGGGATGTTTACGGTCCTGAGATGTTTAAATTATACGACAGAAACAATAGACAGTTCTGTTTAGGGCCAACTGCCGAAGAGTATTTTACTACACTTGTCAAAGGCGAGATAAGATCATATAAACAATTGCCACTTACAATTTATCAAATTCAAACCAAGTACAGAGATGAAAAAAGACCTAGATTTGGTATAAATAGAGCAAGAGAGTTCCTAATGAAAGATGCGTATAGTTTTGATGCCGATCAAGAGTCATCAGATGAATCCTATATGGTTCAGTGGAGAGCGTATGAGGCTATATTCGATAAGCTAGGACTCGAATATAAAATCGTTCAAGGTGATTCCGGTGCTATGGGTGGAGATAAATCCCATGAATTCATAGCATTATCAGAGGTTGGAGAAGGTGAGATTGCCTATTGTGATTCTTGTGATTATGCAGCGACTGACGAAAAGGCTGAGGTTATCTTTACACCTGTGGATGCCGATGAAGAAATGGAAGAGATGAAGGTAGTTCATACACCTGATGCCACTACGATTATGGCTCTAGCTGATTTTATGGGAGTTAGCCGTAAAAAAACTTGTAAGGCTATAGACCTTGAAGTAAGTGGAGAACCTGTACTGGTATTTATTCCTGGAGACAGAGAACTTAATATGACCAAAATTGCAAATTATCTAGAAGTTCCTGAACATGAGATTGAAATGGCAACAGATGAAACAATCAGAAGGATAACCGGAGCTGAGCCTGGATTTACCGGACCGGTAGGACTTAAAGAAAAAGTAAGAATCATTGTGGATAAGAGAATTGCCGAGTCTAAAAACCTGGTAGTGGGAGCAAATAAGACGGATCATCATATTTCAGGCGTCAATTTTGGAAGAGATTTTACAGGTGAGATTGCAGAAGATTTAGTACTGGCTAAGCAAGGGGATAAATGTCCTAAATGCGGCAGTAAACTAAAATTTGCAAGAGGAATTGAAGTAGGTAATATATTCCAATTCGGTACGAAATACTCAAAACCTTTGAACGCAACTTTCCTAGACGAAAACGGAGTCGAAAAACATTTCATGATGGGTTCTTACGGTATAGGTATAACCAGATCTGTTACTGCCATTATTGAACAAAACCACGATGAAAGAGGTATTATTTGGCCATTGGTAGTAGCTCCATATCATGCAATAATTACAGTTATAAATTCCAAAGACGAAGAGCAAAACAGTCTTTCTGAAGAAATATACAAACAGCTCAGATCAAAAGGAATTGAAGTACTGCTTGATGACAGAAGAGATAGAGCAGGAGTTAAATTTGCAGACAGAGACCTAATAGGGATTCCGCTAAGAATCACAGTAGGTAAAAAAGCGGGAGAGAGAGTAGTTGAATTCTCCACCAGAAGAGAAGGAGAAAACTCCGAAATAACAGCTGACGAAGCCATAGAAAAAGTTATTGAAATGGTGAATGAAGCATTATAA
- a CDS encoding PTS glucose transporter subunit IIA — MFNIFKKKPKEVEIFSPIDGKLIKLEDVDDPVFSGKMMGDGFAVEADDSIVKSPADGVISILHESHHAFGITTDDGCEILVHVGMDTVGLKGLGFKPLKSKGDKVKAGDPILEVDFDLIKDKVPSTHTPVVVTNIDDYDILKLDLTVSGNDSVMKVIKK; from the coding sequence ATGTTTAATATTTTTAAAAAGAAACCTAAAGAAGTTGAAATATTTTCACCAATCGATGGAAAACTAATAAAACTGGAAGATGTTGACGATCCAGTTTTCTCAGGAAAAATGATGGGTGACGGATTTGCAGTGGAAGCTGATGACTCTATAGTCAAAAGTCCTGCTGATGGAGTAATATCAATACTTCATGAGTCACATCATGCATTCGGAATTACTACCGATGACGGATGTGAAATACTGGTACATGTTGGGATGGATACAGTAGGACTAAAAGGTTTGGGATTCAAACCGTTAAAATCCAAAGGAGATAAAGTAAAAGCCGGAGACCCAATACTAGAAGTAGACTTTGATTTAATAAAAGACAAAGTTCCTTCCACACATACGCCGGTAGTGGTTACAAACATAGACGATTACGATATTTTAAAACTCGACTTAACCGTTTCCGGAAATGATTCTGTAATGAAAGTTATCAAAAAATAA
- a CDS encoding sigma 54 modulation/S30EA ribosomal C-terminal domain-containing protein produces MSVDEAILQMELLGHNFFVFLEAETDLVQVVYRRKDGNYGLIEPEF; encoded by the coding sequence ATGTCTGTCGATGAAGCAATACTTCAAATGGAACTATTGGGGCATAATTTCTTCGTATTCTTGGAGGCTGAAACTGATTTAGTACAGGTGGTCTATAGAAGAAAAGACGGAAACTATGGCTTGATAGAGCCTGAATTTTAA